The Tenrec ecaudatus isolate mTenEca1 chromosome 14, mTenEca1.hap1, whole genome shotgun sequence genome contains a region encoding:
- the LOC142425614 gene encoding olfactory receptor 11H6 produces the protein MFIVIHSLFSSLSGIALTPRNRTIHVVTEFVLLGFSCQRETQNLVFSLILLVYLLTLLGNGAIVCAVKWDSRLHTPMYILLGNFAFLEIWYVSSTVPNMLVNIFSETKTISFSGCFLQFYFFFSLGTTECFFLSVMAYDRYLAICRPLHYPSIMTGKFCVILVCICWVSGFLCYPVPIVLISQLPFCGPNIIDHIVCDPGPLFALVCVPAPSTELICYTFNSMIIFGPFLSILGSYTLVIRAVLRIPSGAGRTKAFSTCGSHLMVVSLFYGTLMVMYVSPTSGNPAGMQKIVTLIYSAVTPLLNPLIYSLRNKDMKNALKKILGLTIGQT, from the coding sequence ATGTTCATTGTTATTCattctttgttctcttctctttCTGGAATAGCTTTGACACCCAGGAATAGAACCATACATGTTGTCACTGAATTTGTCCTCCTGGGTTTCTCTTGTCAAAGGGAGACTCAAAACCTCGTGTTCTCGCTGATCCTCCTGGTCTACCTCCTGACCCTGCTAGGGAATGGAGCTATTGTCTGTGCAGTGAAATGGGACAGCAGgctgcacacacccatgtacatcctcctgGGAAATTTTGCCTTCCTAGAGATCTGGTATGtttcctccactgtaccaaacatgCTGGTCAATATCTTCTCTGAAACCAAGACCATCTCTTTCTCAGGCTGCTTCCTCCAATTCTACTTCTTTTTCTCACTGGGTACAACTGAGTGTTTCTTCTTGTCTGTTATGGCCTATGATAGGTACTTGGCCATTTGCCGCCCACTGCACTACCCCTCTATCATGACTGGAAAGTTCTGTGTGATCCTGGTCTGCATTTGCTGGGTGAGTGGATTCCTCTGCTATCCAGTTCCCATTGTCCTGATCTCCCAACTTCCTTTCTGTGGGCCCAATATCATTGACCACATCGTGTGTGACCCAGGTCCATTGTTTGCACTGGTCTGTGTTCCTGCACCATCTACTGAGCTTATCTGCTACACCTTCAACTCCATGATTATCTTTGGGCCCTTCCTCTCCATTTTGGGGTCCTACACACTTGTAATCCGAGCTGTTCTGCGTATTCCCTCTGGAGCTGGTAGAACTAAAGCTTTCTCCACATGTGGGTCCCACCTGATGGTGGTGTCTCTGTTTTATGGGACTCTTATGGTTATGTATGTGAGTCCAACATCCGGGAACCCAGCAGGGATGCAGAAAATCGTCACTCTGATATATTCAGCAGTAACTCCACTTTTAAACCCCCTTATTTACAGTCTACGGAACAAGGACATGAAGAATGCTCTAAAGAAAATCCTGGGATTGACAATTGGCCAAACCTGA